The nucleotide sequence ATGGTATGAGGGATGGCTTGAGATAAGACCTTCAAATGTTCCCTCAAAGAGGGTGAAGGTTCGCCTCTATGTCTTCAACTTCTCCCTCCCAACCACTCCAAGTCTTAAGACCTGTTTTCTCCTTTGGACAAATTATCTTCCCAAGTTTCACAAAATCTTGGAGGCGAGCTGGGGTTGGTTTGAGTCTCCGCCTCAGCGTTGGGGTTCAGTCTCGTTGAGCGATGACGCTTTTGAGGGGCAGCATTCCCTTATCGCTCCGCCGACGGAGCTCCGCTGGAGCAATATCCTTGCCCCCTATCAGGGGACCTGTGACGAAAATACTTATGTCTCCTTCGCCTACAAATCAAACGACGAAGGGACCACATTCCTTCTTATGGGTACTTCTGAGGGAAACAAATTCTTTACCCCGAAGGAGCAGGAGAAGGGAAAATGGCATAAGGTGAGAGTAAGGGTTGTTGATTGTGGAGTACCAGTGGGAAGCTCTTATACATTGCAGTTTGTCCACGATTACGAGGGCTGTAAGCATACATTTCTCATAGATGATATTGAGGTTTACAGAGAGAAGGATGGGCAGAGGGAAGTTCTTTATAGAGAAGATTTTGAGGGCTTCTCAAATTTGACGCTCGGGGAGTTAATTAGAAGATATCGCCTCAATATGTTAGAGCATAAGGTTAGCGATTGCAACATAATTTCTCCGAAAGTAGAGATTAGCGATGGAAAAGTCAAGATTGACTGGAGCGAGTTCGATAAGGAGATAAGCTTTTATGTTGATAGGGGGCTAAACGGATTCAATATAGCTTGGCTGAGGATTCCCGGTGGTTGGGGCAAGGTGGGGAAGTTGGACCCCGAGCAACTTGAGATAAGCGCGGAGATAATAAGACAGACGGAAAAGCACCTTGCGGAGAAGGGATGGCTGAAATACGGCTATATTTACACAATTGATGAGCCTAGCAGGGAATATTTTCCCATAATAAAGGAGATATTCTCCTTCGTTAAGGAGAACGGTCCCCATCTCCGCAGACTTTTGACATTTGGCTACGGGGCAACTCGTCCCTGGGAACCCGGGGCTAAAGGACTTCCCGCTTATTCAGAAATAGCGGATAATGTTGACATACTCGTGCCCCATTCCGATTGCTTTGACTACGATTACCTGAAATCCCTCAAGAGAAAGGGAAAGGAGATATGGATGTATGTTTGTATCTCTGCGCAGAAGCCTTACCCTAATATCTGGGCAATAGATTATCCCGGGATTGACCATAGGATACTCTTTTGGCAATGCTTCAAATATGATGTTGATGGATTCCTCTACTGGGCGATAAGCTATTGGGAGAAGAACCCTTGGGAGGACACGCGTACATATCCAGGCGGAAATGGGGATGGTTCCCTTATCTATCCCGGAGAGGATGGACCTATAAATTCAATAAGATGGGAGATAATCAGGGAAGGGATACAGGACTACGAGTATCTCACGATTCTTAAGAGAAAGGTAGGGGAGGAGAAGGCCAAGAGATGGTTGGAGGGGATAGTGGAGGATTTAACACATTACACAATGGATGCAGATAAGATAGAGAAGCGAAGGATTGAAATAGGCAAGATGATAGAAAGTTTCAAATAGAATTGCAACGAATTGTAAAAACTCTGCTATAATTTTCTTTATGATATTACGAAAAGCGAAGATAAATGATGTCAAAAAGATATACCACTTAATCAATCACTTCGCTCAGAAGGGGGAGATGCTTCCTCGTTCCCAGAGCGAGATATACGAAAATATGCGAGATTTCTTCGTTGTGGAGGAGAATGGCGATGTGGTCGGCTGTTGTGCACTTCATATCCTCTGGGACAATTTGGCTGAAGTGAAATCATTAGCTGTGGCGGAAGAACATCAGGGGAAAGGCATCGGGAGGATGTTGGTTAACGCTTGTTTGAATGAAGCGAGGGAGCTTGGAATAAACAAGGTGTTTGCCCTCACATTCAAGCCTGCGTTCTTTCAAAAACTTGGTTTCCGCCCGATAGGTAAGGACGATTTGCCGAGGAAAGTCTGGGGAGAGTGCATAAAATGTCCCTTTTTCCCAGATTGTAAGGAAGAGGCAATGATAATAGAATTAAAATAAAAAATTGACTTAATTTCTGTTTCTCTATAAAATTTTGAAAAAATAACCCCAAGGGGGTGTTTTAAATGAAGAGAAGAAGCCTTTTTCTTGTTGCTATTTTTTTACTTGCTGTTTCTCTGTTTGCCCAGGAAACAGCGAAGCCGCCCTTTTCTCTTCTCTGGAAATACACGACGACCTTCCTACAAGGTAGCATAGTCCAGCCCCTGGTGGATGGCGAAACAATTTATTTAGCCGCGGGAAACGATGTCTATGCGATAAACATCCAGACAGGAGAAACGAAGTGGCGATTCACCTTGCCCGCTGGTGTTTCTCTTAGGGTCACTCCGCTTCTTTACAAGGACAACATACTTGTCCCGGCAAGTGATGGTTGCATCTATGTTTTGGACAAAACTGGCAAACAAATTCGGCTCATTAATGTGCAGGCTGGGGGCGCGGTTTGTGCATCTCCCACGGTAGTGGGGAACTTCATTGTTTTCCCATGCCTTGACAATACCCTTTATGCTGTTGACCCAGAGACGACCGATGTGAGCAAGATGCTCAAATGGAAATTCCGTGCTGGTGATGATATCCCTCAAAGCGCAAT is from bacterium and encodes:
- a CDS encoding N-acetyltransferase produces the protein MILRKAKINDVKKIYHLINHFAQKGEMLPRSQSEIYENMRDFFVVEENGDVVGCCALHILWDNLAEVKSLAVAEEHQGKGIGRMLVNACLNEARELGINKVFALTFKPAFFQKLGFRPIGKDDLPRKVWGECIKCPFFPDCKEEAMIIELK
- a CDS encoding DUF4091 domain-containing protein gives rise to the protein MKYLVLLFLFVTFSLSFPQTLCVTIPRLETPPTIDGELNDTCWNTAVRIQLAHLLGKTGEPSQKTDVLLAHNDSFLFIAFICYENKINEIVANQKQRDLDVWRDDSIEIFLSPNPPDYLHFIVNPIGTQQDEINKEAKWNAQWEAKAKILSDRWQAEIAIPFSSIPLAKNTPSEWRANFCREERPNQELSSWTSLEKSFHEPHNFGVISFTSPPPFPQIAEEQMKEAGEKVRDYLMKILGEANKSKGEIARIVKEKTQNLLEALDRGEIDPRAFNFSSLEPLVHKMRLANKEDTPYIVCEESTLSKVRKDKPFSGKATSEISIYCARNEIRSAQLVILPLQSDLKDVEIYLTPLKGKGGEIRRENISINLVGYVEIKEPTKGAEPGIYPDPLLPYKPFDVSLESIQPIWLTFSVPPSAKSGWYEGWLEIRPSNVPSKRVKVRLYVFNFSLPTTPSLKTCFLLWTNYLPKFHKILEASWGWFESPPQRWGSVSLSDDAFEGQHSLIAPPTELRWSNILAPYQGTCDENTYVSFAYKSNDEGTTFLLMGTSEGNKFFTPKEQEKGKWHKVRVRVVDCGVPVGSSYTLQFVHDYEGCKHTFLIDDIEVYREKDGQREVLYREDFEGFSNLTLGELIRRYRLNMLEHKVSDCNIISPKVEISDGKVKIDWSEFDKEISFYVDRGLNGFNIAWLRIPGGWGKVGKLDPEQLEISAEIIRQTEKHLAEKGWLKYGYIYTIDEPSREYFPIIKEIFSFVKENGPHLRRLLTFGYGATRPWEPGAKGLPAYSEIADNVDILVPHSDCFDYDYLKSLKRKGKEIWMYVCISAQKPYPNIWAIDYPGIDHRILFWQCFKYDVDGFLYWAISYWEKNPWEDTRTYPGGNGDGSLIYPGEDGPINSIRWEIIREGIQDYEYLTILKRKVGEEKAKRWLEGIVEDLTHYTMDADKIEKRRIEIGKMIESFK